Proteins found in one Planococcus citri chromosome 2, ihPlaCitr1.1, whole genome shotgun sequence genomic segment:
- the LOC135837841 gene encoding juvenile hormone esterase-like isoform X2, translating into MNSSTLHQLSNCEKFSRFFFRIGIHHTVAMNIFRDLSFLVCVLRLVNCLILETKQGSLKGETLLSRGGRPYYAFYSVPYAEPPVGELRFQSPVPPSKWQGVKDATVLPPPCACMSAEDDITIVGEEDCLYLNVYTPKVGNNTLLPVMVFIFGGRYMYGNALPSRYGPQYFMDEDVVLITFHYRFLEHRR; encoded by the exons ATGAATTCGTCAACTCTTCATCAGTTAAGTAATTGCGAGAagttttcgagattttttttccgaATAGGTATCCATCACACGGTCGCGATGAATATTTTTCGTGATCTGAGTTTCTTGGTGTGTGTTTTACGCTTagtaaattgtttaattttggaGACGAAACAAGGTTCGTTAAAAGGTGAAACGCTATTGAGTCGTGGTGGACGTCCTTATTATGCTTTTTATTCTGTTCCTTACGCTGAGCCTCCAGTGGGTGAACTTCGATTTCAA agtCCTGTTCCTCCTTCAAAATGGCAAGGTGTAAAAGACGCTACTGTATTACCGCCACCATGCGCGTGCATGTCTGCCGAAGATGACATTACAATAGTTGGCGAAGAAGATTGCTTGTACTTGAATGTGTACACTCCAaag GTTGGCAATAATACTCTGTTACCAGTGATGGTGTTCATTTTTGGGGGTCGTTATATGTACGGTAACGCTCTACCCAGCAGATACGGACCTCAGTATTTTATGGACGAAGATGTTGTCTTGATTACCTTCCATTATAG GTTTCTTGAGCACCGAAGATGA
- the LOC135837841 gene encoding juvenile hormone esterase-like isoform X1 has product MNSSTLHQLSNCEKFSRFFFRIGIHHTVAMNIFRDLSFLVCVLRLVNCLILETKQGSLKGETLLSRGGRPYYAFYSVPYAEPPVGELRFQSPVPPSKWQGVKDATVLPPPCACMSAEDDITIVGEEDCLYLNVYTPKVGNNTLLPVMVFIFGGRYMYGNALPSRYGPQYFMDEDVVLITFHYRLGVLGFLSTEDEVIPGNYGLKDSIAVLQWVQNYIDSYGARR; this is encoded by the exons ATGAATTCGTCAACTCTTCATCAGTTAAGTAATTGCGAGAagttttcgagattttttttccgaATAGGTATCCATCACACGGTCGCGATGAATATTTTTCGTGATCTGAGTTTCTTGGTGTGTGTTTTACGCTTagtaaattgtttaattttggaGACGAAACAAGGTTCGTTAAAAGGTGAAACGCTATTGAGTCGTGGTGGACGTCCTTATTATGCTTTTTATTCTGTTCCTTACGCTGAGCCTCCAGTGGGTGAACTTCGATTTCAA agtCCTGTTCCTCCTTCAAAATGGCAAGGTGTAAAAGACGCTACTGTATTACCGCCACCATGCGCGTGCATGTCTGCCGAAGATGACATTACAATAGTTGGCGAAGAAGATTGCTTGTACTTGAATGTGTACACTCCAaag GTTGGCAATAATACTCTGTTACCAGTGATGGTGTTCATTTTTGGGGGTCGTTATATGTACGGTAACGCTCTACCCAGCAGATACGGACCTCAGTATTTTATGGACGAAGATGTTGTCTTGATTACCTTCCATTATAGGTTAGGAGTTTTGG GTTTCTTGAGCACCGAAGATGAGGTTATCCCAGGAAATTACGGCTTGAAAGATTCCATCGCTGTGCTTCAATGGGTGCAAAATTATATTGATTCATACGGCGCGCGGAGATAA
- the LOC135837841 gene encoding pyrethroid hydrolase Ces2e-like isoform X3, with translation MVFDYEKYAQSREQADKLTEIYKNYYFGDTEIRDNVHAFSKMRTCLFYLPAVKEIVKLYQGPTYLYYYDHRNKETFGPMYAKYDDDMGVIHGDELISMYNWSEVITPVTEGIDLVVSKQVLKLWTNFAATGDPNNDGEQIWRPVDSPDINYLHIKGGVLETKEALLKTEYEFLESVLSKLSRDEL, from the exons ATGGTGTTTGATTATGAAAAATACGCACAAAGCCGCGAACAAGCTGATAAACTTactgaaatttataaaaattattatttcggCGATACTGAAATTCGTGATAATGTTCACGCGTTTTCCAAG atgCGTACTTGTTTATTTTACTTGCCTGCGGTTAAGGAAATAGTGAAATTATACCAAGGCCCCACTTACCTTTATTATTACGATCATAGGAATAAAGAAACGTTCGGTCCTATGTATGCGAAATATGATGACGATATGG gAGTCATCCATGGAGATGAATTAATCAGTATGTATAATTGGTCCGAAGTGATAACACCGGTTACCGAAGGCATAGATTTAGTCGTTTCTAAACAAGTGTTGAAGTTATGGACTAATTTTGCAGCTACGGG tgATCCTAATAACGATGGAGAACAGATTTGGAGACCGGTTGATTCGCCTGATATCAATTATTTACATATTAAAGGCGGAGTATTGGAAACAAAAGAAGCTTTGTTGAAGACAGAGTACGAGTTTTTGGAAAGTGTTCTGTCAAAGTTGTCGAGAGATGAGTTGTAG